The Actinomadura graeca nucleotide sequence GCTGCGCCTCGGCCAGCCGCGCGACCAGCCGGGGATCGGCCAGGACGTATCCGGCGCGCAGCCCGGCGAGCCCCCAGGTCTTGGTGAGGCTGCGGATCACGGCGACCCCGGCGGGAAGGCGCGTGGCCAGGGTCTCCGGCTCGCCGGGGACGCAGTCCATGAACGCCTCGTCGACCACGACGATCCGTTCCGGGGGGTGTGGGGGGTCGCCCCCCCACAAGAGACCGGGCCGTTCCGGCGCGGCGAGCGCGGCGACGGCCGCCGCCGGATGCAGCACGGACGTCGGGTTGGTCGGGTTGCCGATCACGACGAGGTCGGCGTCGGCGGGGACGGCGTCGGGGTCGAGGGTGAAGTCCTTGCCGAGGACGACCCGTTCCACCGCGTGCCCGGCGGCGCGCAGCGCGGCCTCCGGCTCGGTGAACTGGGGATGCACGACGACCGCCCGGCGCGGCTTCAGGACCCGCGCGAGCAGGACGAACGCCTCGGCGGCACCGGAGGTGAGCAGGACCTCCCCGGCGGACCTGCCGTGACGCCGCGCGACGGCCCGGCGGGCGGGGCGCGGGTCGGGGTAGGCGGCCAGGTCGGCGACGGAGGCGCGCAGCCGCTCGGCCAGCCAGGCCGGGGGCGTGCCGGTCCGCACGTTGACGGCGAAGTCGGCGAGGCCGTCGCCGACCTCGGCGTCCCCGTGGTGGCGCAGGTCCACCTCGTCCGGCGTCCCCATCAGCCCGCCGCCTCGTGGTAGAGCAGCGCGTTGACGGCGGCGGCGGCGACCACCGAGCCGCCCTTCTCGGAGACGTTGCTGAGCTGCGGCAGGCCGCTGGCGCGCAGCGCCCGCTTGGCGTCGGACGCGCCGACGAAGCCCACCGGCATGCCGATCACCAGCGCCGGGCGCACCCCGCGCTCGATGATCTCGGCGATGGCCTCGGCCGCGGACCCGACCACCCAGACCGCGCCCGGCCCGACCTCCGCGTACGACAGCCGCACGGCGGCGGCCGAGCGGGTGATGCCCGCGGCGCGGGCCATCCGGGCGGCCGCGGGGTCGGTGGCGTGGCAGAGCGTCTCGCGCGCGCTGATCCCGGCGGCGACCATGCCCTCGTCGGTGACGATCGGAGCGCCGTCCCGCAGCGCGGCCCACCCCTGCCCGAGCGACTCCTCCGAGGTCACCAGGTCCACCGCGTACTCCAGGTCGGCGGTGGCGTGGATGACCCGCTCGGCGACGGCGCGCCAGAGCGGCGGCATCGGCGACAGGTCGACGCGGGAGCGCAGGATCTCATACGACCGGACCTCGATCGGATGGGGCTGGCGTACGGTCACTGAGCCTCCAGGCTGGTCGCGGCGGTCCTCGATGCCGCCGGTCGGTCTGTCGTCGCGCTCGGGCCGCGCCCGCGTCGCGCACCAGGGTTTCACGGCTTGTCGGACATAAGGCGGTTGGACAGGATTTGCCGGACTTGATGCGCCGGGTCCTCGTCCGGGGCTTCGCGCGCCGCGGTGGCGACCGCGGCGGTGGCGTGGGCCGACCGCCGCTTCCGCACGACGAGACGGGCCTGCCCGCCGCCGGGCGCCCGGCCCGCGGGAAGGGCCGCGTGCAGGGCGGCCGCCTCGGCGACGCTGGCGGTGCCCGTCCGCGCGCGGACGGCGTCGGACGGATGCGGCACGCCGACCCGCGCCAGCACGGCCACAGGGTAGGTGACCAGCGGGAGCCCGCGGGAACCGGCGGCGGCGCGCAGCAGCGGCTCGGCGGCCCGTCCGTCGGCGGTGGCGACACAGCGGACCTGCCGCGGCGCGAGGCCCGCCTCGGCGAGGACGAGGTCGATCAGGCCGCCCACCTCGCGGGCGCTCGCCCCGCTCGACGCCCCGACGCCGACGACCGCGGTCTCCGAGGTCTGGACGGCCTGCGAGGACTCCGCGGACCGCGAGGTCACCGCGGCCTGCGAGGACTCCGCGGCCGACTCGTCATCCTGTGCTCCGCTCATGGGAGGCGGCCCTCGATCGGGACCGTCTCCGTCGGGCGGGCGGTCCTCGGCGCGCGCGGCACGGGGACGGTTCCGCCCCGCCGCGCCCAGACGGCGACCACGGAACCGCCCGAGGCCGCGGCGGGGGCGAGCGGCGTCACCTGGAGCCGGACGGCACCGGCGGTGAAGCCCTGCTCCGTGAGGACGTCGAGGATGGCCCGCGCCTCCTCGGCGGCCGCGAGGACGACCATCCGGCTCAGGGTCTCCGCCGCGTGCACGGCGAGGGCGGCCGACATCTCCTGGCCACCGTGCCGGGCGAACACGGCGTCGGGTCCGGGAAGGTGCTCCAGGACGGAATGCCCGTGGCCGGGCGCGATCTCGCCGGGCGCGATCTCGCCTCGCGCCACCGCCACCCGCACGCCGTGCGCGCGGACGTTCCGCCGTATGCGCTCGCACGCCGTCT carries:
- the cobC gene encoding Rv2231c family pyridoxal phosphate-dependent protein CobC, which gives rise to MGTPDEVDLRHHGDAEVGDGLADFAVNVRTGTPPAWLAERLRASVADLAAYPDPRPARRAVARRHGRSAGEVLLTSGAAEAFVLLARVLKPRRAVVVHPQFTEPEAALRAAGHAVERVVLGKDFTLDPDAVPADADLVVIGNPTNPTSVLHPAAAVAALAAPERPGLLWGGDPPHPPERIVVVDEAFMDCVPGEPETLATRLPAGVAVIRSLTKTWGLAGLRAGYVLADPRLVARLAEAQPLWAVSTPALVAIEACSSPDAVAEAGEWAVRLAAERNRLAAELTGRGLYVVPEARASFLCLRVPDALGIRALLRQRGYAVRRGDTFPGLGKDWLRIAVRDRASNDALLRVLGELGI
- a CDS encoding precorrin-8X methylmutase, which codes for MTVRQPHPIEVRSYEILRSRVDLSPMPPLWRAVAERVIHATADLEYAVDLVTSEESLGQGWAALRDGAPIVTDEGMVAAGISARETLCHATDPAAARMARAAGITRSAAAVRLSYAEVGPGAVWVVGSAAEAIAEIIERGVRPALVIGMPVGFVGASDAKRALRASGLPQLSNVSEKGGSVVAAAAVNALLYHEAAG
- a CDS encoding cobalamin biosynthesis protein; translated protein: MSGAQDDESAAESSQAAVTSRSAESSQAVQTSETAVVGVGASSGASAREVGGLIDLVLAEAGLAPRQVRCVATADGRAAEPLLRAAAGSRGLPLVTYPVAVLARVGVPHPSDAVRARTGTASVAEAAALHAALPAGRAPGGGQARLVVRKRRSAHATAAVATAAREAPDEDPAHQVRQILSNRLMSDKP